The proteins below are encoded in one region of Parvicella tangerina:
- a CDS encoding PorP/SprF family type IX secretion system membrane protein: MKNIFRILLASVMLSSVAYGQQFIMNSQYMVNAFAINPAAAGTKTYAPLVLDVRRQWTGIREAPVGQHLSYHTNISKQFGVGGYLFNDVAGPSRRTGFMAALSTQLKMNRSTYLSLGLGGSLSQYVFDRDKLVTEEANDPTVFDYTTNLLIPDLSGGVKLFGQNYHLGFSLFNVLQTKVDLFDVMTPVTNDLQRTVYLTGSYLMTLSEQGGLYLEPSAVARIMVNAPFTFDVNTRVIHISGVWAGASYRFKDAVALMIGYAGPKIGISYSYDINTSPLNDYNSGSHEITLTYKSRNKHGQRDFGGGKYKVINCPTF; this comes from the coding sequence ATGAAGAATATTTTTAGAATACTACTGGCATCAGTAATGCTTTCTTCCGTGGCATACGGACAGCAATTCATCATGAATAGTCAATACATGGTTAATGCCTTTGCAATTAACCCTGCAGCTGCTGGAACGAAGACGTATGCCCCACTAGTCCTGGATGTAAGACGTCAGTGGACGGGTATTCGAGAGGCTCCCGTTGGTCAGCATTTATCTTATCACACCAATATCAGTAAGCAATTTGGTGTGGGTGGATATTTATTTAATGATGTTGCTGGACCTTCTCGAAGAACAGGATTCATGGCTGCTTTATCTACCCAACTAAAAATGAACAGATCCACGTATCTCTCTCTAGGATTAGGCGGATCCTTATCTCAATATGTTTTTGATCGAGATAAATTAGTAACAGAGGAAGCAAATGACCCCACCGTATTTGATTATACCACCAACTTATTAATTCCTGATTTATCTGGAGGAGTAAAACTTTTTGGACAAAATTATCACTTAGGTTTCAGCTTATTCAATGTGCTTCAAACAAAAGTAGATTTGTTTGATGTAATGACTCCTGTGACAAATGATTTGCAGAGAACGGTCTACTTAACTGGTAGTTATTTGATGACATTGTCAGAACAAGGAGGTTTGTATTTGGAACCTTCAGCAGTGGCCAGAATTATGGTTAATGCACCTTTTACTTTTGATGTTAATACCAGAGTAATTCATATAAGTGGTGTTTGGGCGGGAGCTTCGTATCGATTTAAGGACGCTGTGGCACTAATGATTGGTTATGCGGGGCCAAAGATCGGGATTAGTTACTCTTACGATATTAATACATCACCGCTGAACGATTACAATTCAGGATCTCATGAGATCACGCTGACTTATAAGTCCAGAAACAAGCATGGGCAGCGAGATTTTGGCGGAGGGAAGTACAAAGTAATCAATTGCCCTACTTTCTAA
- a CDS encoding efflux RND transporter periplasmic adaptor subunit translates to MKVRHVLIIITSLLIVALIGIAFMAGRMAGMNYGVEHAEEIREERELEAKENSDVEVDSNIVYVKASPVENVQRPITANGFGQVNSSSMINITAEVQGEINAHVLLKKGTSFKKGQLLFTIKNDDVKMALKARKSAYLMLLTNILPDLKLDYADNFDAWLSFFNKIDVEKKLPPLPETKTFKEKNFIVSKSVLTEYYSIQSDEERLKKYTITAPFTGSILNTFTDDGAIINPGSPVVAVLREGNMEIEVPIANDDIDRVEIGAEVLLSDENGGGATGKVVRKGAYVNANTQTVPVFIEILDAEIPIYNGMYLDANIACEGVENIVELPRKALFNKNEVYTVVDGKLKIRSLNIKMFLEETVLVKDLPNGTTVVMEPLINAKEGLEVEVLKKAKP, encoded by the coding sequence ATGAAAGTAAGACATGTATTAATCATCATTACTTCTTTGCTGATTGTTGCTCTGATAGGGATTGCATTCATGGCAGGAAGGATGGCAGGAATGAACTACGGAGTAGAACACGCTGAGGAAATAAGGGAAGAACGGGAGCTGGAAGCAAAGGAAAATAGTGATGTTGAGGTTGATTCCAACATTGTCTATGTAAAAGCAAGTCCTGTAGAGAATGTTCAAAGACCAATTACTGCTAATGGTTTTGGACAGGTTAATTCCAGTTCAATGATCAATATAACAGCCGAAGTTCAAGGTGAGATCAATGCTCATGTTCTCTTAAAAAAAGGAACTTCATTCAAAAAAGGGCAACTCTTGTTTACTATTAAAAATGATGACGTTAAAATGGCCTTGAAAGCAAGAAAAAGTGCCTACTTAATGCTTCTAACGAATATTTTGCCAGATCTCAAGTTAGATTATGCCGATAATTTTGATGCATGGCTTTCATTTTTTAATAAGATCGATGTAGAAAAGAAATTACCTCCTCTGCCAGAAACAAAAACCTTCAAGGAGAAGAATTTTATTGTATCTAAAAGTGTACTGACAGAATATTACAGTATCCAAAGTGATGAAGAGCGTTTAAAGAAATATACGATTACAGCTCCTTTCACGGGTAGTATCCTGAATACATTTACGGATGATGGAGCGATCATTAATCCTGGAAGTCCTGTAGTAGCAGTGCTTCGAGAAGGTAATATGGAAATAGAAGTGCCGATAGCAAATGATGATATTGATCGGGTGGAAATTGGTGCTGAGGTGCTATTGTCGGATGAGAATGGAGGAGGCGCAACCGGAAAAGTAGTCAGAAAAGGTGCTTATGTCAATGCAAACACACAGACGGTGCCAGTATTCATCGAAATATTGGACGCAGAAATTCCAATTTATAACGGAATGTATCTTGACGCGAACATCGCATGTGAGGGCGTAGAGAATATTGTAGAATTACCCCGGAAGGCTCTTTTTAATAAAAACGAAGTTTATACTGTTGTTGATGGTAAACTGAAAATAAGATCCTTGAACATCAAAATGTTCCTGGAGGAGACGGTGTTGGTAAAAGACCTTCCAAATGGAACAACGGTGGTGATGGAACCATTGATCAATGCAAAAGAAGGACTTGAAGTTGAAGTACTCAAAAAAGCGAAACCGTAA
- a CDS encoding gliding motility-associated C-terminal domain-containing protein translates to MRNISSFLTLLVMFCVLQLNAQNVDYSITVTELFAEADGNDGGVGINDQDPVWWIYAMDNGTTPGSLTAFQGTGCIATTNTFGTWWSGTPNHSGPPIPFAWLNVTNTDATQIITEMEGWENDCYDECDYDPSPGLFSICVSNGDDNHDGRGNSGNIDFQNDAPCQNNEYEIFIGDYRAKIEIYWDYVSVDAGTIDGDQSVCSGGNPTVLGNVSSGIAATSPWFSFQWQQDVGCTGSWADIAGATNATYDPPLGIIQNTCYRRKLVYGCGFFLSNEVTVTVDTPPTDPSSITANPPALCGISPVTLTVNGGSLGTSADWVWYQGDPNSGGTQLGTGSPFTTTLTSTTNVFVRAEGPCGITNTANQVIIIETPSIAPTALSATQSTICVGGTTDLTVSGGAPGTGAQYAWYDVDPTVGLPTPIFTSTGVNYTGVTPLITTTYYVRLEGCDTTAAVSTTITVNTLSSDPSGINSSNAQVCEGTSVTLTVNGGTLGTGADWYWYAGGCGAGAPIGNGTSISVTPTGTTSYYVRAEGTCNTSGCASTTILVDELSNDPVNIIVSDPSICPGDVTTLSVIGGSLGAGADWEWYNGACGGLNVGSGSTIAVNPTATTDYYVRAEGACNNTACINTNVNVEQLSVDPTGAIASVNNVCPNTSVDLTVQGGLLGDGANWEWYQGSCGGVYLGSGATIAVSPSSTTTYYVRAEGNCNTTACETVTVTVRALPSPPVSITASNGTVCPGNNVTLSTNGGVLTGADDWVWYAGGCGVGGAIATGNSISVNPTATTTFFVRSEGVCGNSACVNVTIATEDLSTDPISVIASDASICPGDNTTLSVVGGSLGTAADWEWYDGACGGLNVGSGSSIVVNPAATTDYYVRAEGLCNTTNCSSTNINIETLSTAPAGAIASINNVCPNTSVDVSVQGGALGDGATWEWYQGSCGGIYLGSGATLSVQPSTTTTYYVRAEGNCNTTACESVTVIVQELSTAPSSVIASSSSVCPGGNVTLTVNGGNLVTGDTWTWYEGGCGAGTSIGSGTSITVNPSQATTYYVRAEGACGVTSCASATITLDEVSTPANSITASSTAICVGQSVVLNVSGGVLGTGANWQWYQGSCGGGPVGTGNSISVTPTATTTYYVRGEGACGNSTCVDVTITVGAGVNDPTSAVSSANNICPGDEVDLTVNGQVLPADYSYVWYTGACGAVPIGVGETISVSPTATTTYYVRAVGTCGETACESVTVTVLDGSITPDGIIASNNNFCLGESTTLTVDGGYLSTGAQWVWYENSCGGTSVGTGTTITLTPLNSTSYYVRGEGGTCGNTGCMDVFISVTDVVVHTNPYDTLCGIGPSFTLNGGEPDGGTYSGTGVSNGVFDPAIAGEGIHPITYTYTSDNGCVESVSTNIVIEETDLTAEVVVDQLACSQGGTTLSIKAEGGNGFLTYSWSNGTYESTIPFAQEGTYFCYIKDGEGCIAKSDEVEVTDEMECIEIPNTFTPNDDGINDTWNLDFTAYSDVKLLVFSKWGREVFGSGDTEIHWDGLSPSGAKLPSGVYYYVLELNGGEIKQSGYITLLR, encoded by the coding sequence ATGAGAAACATTTCAAGCTTTTTAACGCTGCTCGTGATGTTTTGTGTGCTCCAATTGAATGCGCAAAATGTAGATTACTCCATAACGGTCACTGAACTATTTGCAGAGGCAGATGGCAACGATGGTGGGGTAGGGATTAATGATCAGGATCCCGTTTGGTGGATTTATGCTATGGATAACGGGACTACACCTGGGTCACTTACCGCGTTTCAGGGTACTGGTTGTATTGCAACAACAAACACGTTTGGAACGTGGTGGTCTGGTACGCCAAATCATTCGGGACCACCTATTCCTTTTGCTTGGTTGAACGTGACCAATACAGATGCCACGCAGATTATTACTGAAATGGAGGGCTGGGAAAACGATTGTTATGATGAGTGCGACTATGATCCAAGTCCTGGTCTCTTTTCAATTTGTGTTTCAAATGGAGATGACAATCACGATGGTAGAGGAAATTCTGGAAACATTGATTTTCAGAACGATGCCCCATGTCAAAACAACGAGTACGAAATATTTATTGGTGATTATCGAGCAAAAATTGAAATTTACTGGGACTATGTTTCGGTAGATGCTGGAACAATTGATGGAGATCAGTCAGTCTGTTCAGGCGGTAACCCTACAGTTTTAGGAAATGTATCTTCAGGTATTGCTGCTACTTCGCCTTGGTTCAGCTTCCAATGGCAACAAGATGTTGGATGCACAGGATCTTGGGCAGATATCGCTGGAGCAACAAATGCAACATACGACCCTCCACTTGGAATTATCCAGAATACTTGCTATCGAAGAAAACTAGTATACGGTTGTGGATTTTTCTTATCTAATGAGGTGACCGTGACTGTAGACACTCCGCCTACCGACCCTTCCTCAATTACTGCCAATCCTCCTGCTTTATGTGGAATAAGTCCTGTTACACTCACTGTAAATGGAGGAAGTTTAGGAACGAGCGCAGACTGGGTTTGGTATCAGGGAGATCCAAACTCTGGAGGAACCCAACTTGGCACAGGTTCACCATTTACAACTACGCTCACTTCAACTACAAATGTTTTCGTTAGAGCTGAAGGGCCCTGTGGAATAACCAATACAGCAAACCAAGTGATAATTATTGAGACACCTTCAATAGCTCCAACTGCTCTTTCTGCGACACAAAGTACGATTTGTGTGGGTGGAACAACAGACTTAACGGTTAGTGGAGGAGCCCCAGGAACGGGTGCGCAGTATGCATGGTATGATGTTGATCCAACAGTGGGGCTGCCAACTCCCATATTTACTTCAACAGGTGTAAACTATACAGGTGTTACTCCATTGATTACAACGACCTACTATGTTCGACTTGAAGGTTGTGATACCACTGCTGCGGTGAGTACAACAATTACTGTTAACACGCTTTCCTCGGATCCTTCAGGAATCAACTCGTCAAATGCTCAGGTGTGTGAAGGAACTTCGGTTACGCTGACCGTTAATGGAGGTACTTTAGGTACTGGTGCAGATTGGTACTGGTATGCAGGAGGGTGTGGAGCAGGAGCACCAATTGGCAACGGAACTTCAATTAGTGTGACTCCAACAGGGACAACCTCGTATTATGTTAGAGCCGAAGGTACCTGTAACACCTCAGGATGCGCAAGTACAACAATTTTAGTCGATGAATTATCAAACGACCCTGTGAATATTATTGTTTCAGACCCAAGCATCTGTCCGGGTGATGTGACTACACTTTCAGTGATTGGAGGAAGTCTTGGAGCTGGAGCTGATTGGGAGTGGTATAACGGAGCATGTGGAGGGCTAAATGTTGGGTCGGGGAGCACGATAGCGGTAAACCCAACAGCAACAACTGATTATTACGTGAGAGCAGAGGGTGCTTGTAACAATACGGCTTGCATCAATACGAACGTTAATGTTGAACAATTATCTGTTGACCCTACAGGTGCAATAGCTTCTGTCAACAATGTTTGTCCAAATACCAGTGTTGACCTTACCGTCCAAGGAGGTTTATTAGGGGATGGCGCAAACTGGGAATGGTATCAAGGTTCTTGCGGTGGAGTTTATTTGGGTAGTGGAGCTACTATTGCTGTTTCACCTAGTTCAACAACTACTTATTATGTCAGAGCAGAAGGCAATTGCAATACAACGGCTTGTGAAACGGTCACGGTAACTGTTCGTGCCCTTCCGTCTCCGCCTGTGTCTATTACAGCATCTAATGGTACGGTTTGTCCTGGAAATAACGTAACGCTTTCTACTAATGGTGGCGTTTTGACGGGAGCAGATGATTGGGTGTGGTACGCAGGAGGATGTGGAGTTGGAGGTGCTATAGCAACGGGTAACTCAATAAGCGTAAACCCAACGGCAACAACAACTTTTTTTGTAAGATCTGAAGGGGTTTGTGGTAATTCAGCTTGCGTAAATGTTACCATTGCCACAGAAGACTTATCTACTGATCCTATTTCTGTCATTGCATCTGATGCTAGCATTTGTCCGGGTGATAATACTACGCTATCAGTTGTTGGAGGTAGCTTAGGTACCGCTGCAGATTGGGAGTGGTATGATGGTGCTTGTGGCGGTTTGAATGTTGGTTCTGGAAGTTCGATTGTTGTTAACCCTGCTGCAACCACAGATTATTACGTAAGAGCTGAAGGACTATGTAACACTACGAACTGTTCAAGTACGAATATCAATATCGAAACATTATCTACTGCACCAGCAGGAGCAATAGCCTCGATCAATAATGTTTGTCCAAACACTTCTGTTGATGTTTCTGTTCAAGGAGGTGCATTAGGAGATGGGGCTACCTGGGAGTGGTATCAAGGATCATGCGGAGGGATCTACTTAGGCAGTGGAGCTACGCTTTCAGTACAGCCTTCAACGACAACAACTTACTACGTAAGGGCAGAGGGAAATTGCAACACAACTGCCTGTGAAAGTGTTACTGTTATTGTGCAGGAATTATCAACAGCTCCCTCTTCTGTGATTGCTTCAAGTAGTTCTGTTTGCCCTGGTGGAAATGTAACACTCACAGTAAACGGAGGAAATTTGGTGACAGGCGATACGTGGACATGGTATGAAGGAGGTTGTGGAGCCGGAACTTCAATAGGGTCAGGAACTTCAATAACGGTAAATCCATCTCAAGCAACTACCTATTATGTTAGAGCTGAAGGCGCTTGTGGCGTAACAAGTTGTGCAAGTGCTACCATTACTTTGGATGAGGTGAGTACACCAGCCAATAGTATTACAGCTTCTTCAACAGCAATTTGTGTAGGACAATCTGTCGTACTTAACGTTTCTGGTGGTGTTTTAGGAACTGGAGCGAATTGGCAATGGTACCAAGGTTCGTGCGGAGGTGGTCCCGTTGGGACAGGAAACTCGATCAGTGTTACTCCTACCGCAACGACCACTTATTACGTGCGAGGAGAAGGTGCTTGTGGAAACTCTACATGTGTAGACGTAACCATAACTGTTGGTGCTGGAGTTAATGATCCGACAAGTGCGGTGTCAAGTGCCAACAATATATGTCCGGGTGATGAAGTAGATCTTACCGTTAACGGACAGGTCTTACCAGCTGATTATTCTTATGTTTGGTACACTGGGGCCTGTGGTGCGGTGCCAATAGGTGTTGGAGAGACAATCTCTGTTTCACCAACTGCTACAACTACCTACTATGTTAGGGCTGTAGGTACCTGTGGAGAAACAGCTTGTGAATCTGTTACTGTAACTGTATTAGACGGAAGTATTACTCCTGATGGAATTATAGCTTCAAACAATAATTTTTGTTTGGGAGAATCCACTACATTAACAGTTGATGGAGGCTACCTATCCACGGGAGCGCAGTGGGTGTGGTACGAAAACTCTTGTGGTGGTACTTCAGTGGGAACAGGAACAACGATAACTTTAACACCTTTAAATTCTACCTCTTATTATGTGAGAGGAGAAGGAGGAACATGTGGAAATACGGGCTGTATGGATGTGTTTATAAGCGTCACAGACGTAGTGGTACACACCAATCCTTATGATACACTTTGCGGAATTGGACCATCTTTTACTTTAAATGGAGGTGAACCAGATGGAGGTACATATAGTGGTACTGGAGTTTCGAATGGTGTTTTTGATCCTGCAATAGCGGGTGAGGGTATTCATCCGATAACCTATACCTACACTTCCGATAATGGCTGTGTTGAGTCCGTGAGTACAAATATTGTCATTGAAGAAACTGATTTAACAGCTGAGGTAGTGGTAGATCAATTAGCGTGCTCTCAGGGAGGAACCACTTTATCGATTAAAGCAGAAGGTGGTAATGGGTTTTTAACATATTCCTGGTCAAATGGGACTTATGAGTCAACCATACCTTTCGCGCAAGAAGGAACTTATTTCTGTTATATAAAAGATGGTGAAGGATGTATTGCTAAATCAGATGAGGTTGAAGTAACAGATGAAATGGAGTGCATAGAAATTCCAAATACATTTACACCAAATGATGATGGGATAAACGATACATGGAACCTTGATTTTACTGCTTATTCAGACGTAAAATTGCTAGTGTTCTCCAAATGGGGTAGAGAAGTATTTGGCTCTGGAGATACTGAGATCCATTGGGATGGATTATCTCCTTCTGGAGCTAAGTTGCCGAGTGGCGTGTATTATTATGTGTTAGAATTGAACGGAGGAGAAATTAAGCAAAGTGGTTACATTACATTATTGAGATAG
- a CDS encoding efflux RND transporter permease subunit: MRKFISFFIKYPIWANAIIIVTALAGVINLLTLNHSFFPELDPNKITITVAYPGASPVEIEEGITTRIEESLIGLEGIKEISSKSKENISSITIETEEKVDINVLAQEVKNAVDGINSFPAGAERPIVVAQKVRGMGNMGSIVSFLSITSDNASIEDLKVKTDEIEKEILALDAISQVEVLGFPPQIISVEIREHDLLKYNLTFSQVSQKIKSQNLDVTAGTIKTNSEELYIRLTNKTTDAEMLKNVVVGADIDGQLIRLMDVADVKFEFSDIALKSFVNGKQNATIIIKKLKSEHLGKISSSLDDYIEDFNKKNDNYQMKVLFSFNDLLGQRIQMLTSNLFYGLILVLVILGIFLSLRLSLWVAFGIPFSMLGMFWLGGLYGISVNMISLFGMILVVGILVDDGIVIAESIYSHYERGKSPVQAALDGTMDVLSSVFTSVLTTIVAFGFLLFVGGEMAMMEEMAFSVVACLAFSLIEVFLILPSHLASKAILAPTDVTWYQNIRNRIERAIERIRNGYHALILKVINRYRWFVWGPMVFIFIVIGLLSTGVIKTAFFPSVPFNDIQVDVAYKPGEREMRTEATMTYLQDMVFAYADSLEKEFGEEIITNITTTIGNAQRVGETGSHAGSLRISVKEQDHMSVVDLSNAINDMIPKDTLATFEKFAVGGDGPFGYDLSLSVQSSDREEIGEAAQWLKEKIKSYPEVKDVVDNAGAGNRELQLELYDKAYALGLDEAQIINQIRQGFFGEEVQRVIIGQDEVKIWARYPLDERDDFGDLDNMKIKTAFGQEFPLYTLADYSVTRGSVTINHINGDQEVRVYGSLYDSELSSTLNAKLAREVFPELKKKFPNSQVIVKGQAEKAADSGKRLGIAFGLGVLLILIILSLNFASFYQARLILMVIPIGIFSALLGHGIVGIPFSMFSFWGVIALVGILVNDAVVMLDQYNKGLKEGLSTKEAVAQAGKFRFRPVILTSLTTVAGLYPLILEKSFQAQFLIPMAVSVAYGVLFGTLFLLAFFPPLILYFNDMRRARFWLWRGGEHPPTRIEVEPVYKIAKRNEEVDGEETVSFFKVEEQTATKAEDDLLDI; encoded by the coding sequence ATGAGAAAGTTCATTTCCTTCTTCATTAAATATCCCATTTGGGCAAATGCAATTATTATTGTTACGGCTTTGGCTGGGGTAATCAACCTGTTAACGCTAAATCATTCGTTTTTCCCAGAACTTGATCCAAATAAAATAACAATCACAGTGGCTTACCCTGGAGCATCTCCAGTTGAGATTGAAGAGGGGATCACTACAAGAATTGAAGAGTCACTCATTGGTCTTGAAGGGATCAAAGAAATTTCGTCCAAATCAAAGGAAAATATTAGTTCCATTACCATTGAGACCGAAGAAAAAGTCGACATTAATGTGCTCGCTCAAGAGGTGAAGAATGCAGTGGATGGAATTAACTCCTTTCCTGCTGGCGCTGAACGCCCCATTGTTGTTGCTCAAAAAGTAAGAGGGATGGGAAATATGGGAAGTATTGTCTCCTTCTTATCCATCACGAGTGATAACGCCAGTATTGAAGATCTTAAAGTAAAGACAGATGAGATAGAAAAAGAGATCCTGGCTTTAGATGCAATCTCCCAAGTGGAAGTGCTAGGATTTCCGCCTCAGATCATTTCCGTGGAAATTCGTGAGCATGATCTGCTCAAGTATAACTTAACCTTTTCTCAAGTTTCTCAGAAAATCAAGAGTCAGAACCTAGATGTTACAGCTGGAACGATTAAGACGAACTCAGAGGAGTTGTATATTCGATTGACCAACAAAACAACAGATGCAGAAATGCTAAAAAATGTTGTAGTAGGAGCAGATATTGACGGACAATTGATCCGACTTATGGATGTGGCAGATGTGAAGTTTGAATTTTCAGATATAGCATTGAAAAGCTTTGTTAACGGAAAGCAAAACGCCACCATAATTATCAAGAAATTGAAGTCTGAACATCTTGGGAAAATCTCGAGTTCGTTAGATGATTATATAGAAGACTTCAACAAGAAGAATGATAACTACCAAATGAAGGTACTCTTCAGTTTCAATGATTTACTTGGACAACGAATTCAAATGCTAACCTCAAATCTTTTTTATGGATTGATATTAGTGCTCGTAATTTTAGGTATTTTCCTTAGTTTGAGATTATCCCTCTGGGTGGCGTTTGGAATTCCTTTCTCCATGCTTGGGATGTTTTGGTTAGGAGGTCTATACGGTATTTCTGTCAATATGATTTCCTTATTTGGAATGATCCTGGTGGTTGGGATTTTGGTGGATGATGGAATTGTTATTGCCGAAAGTATCTATTCTCACTATGAACGAGGTAAATCACCAGTTCAGGCGGCTTTAGATGGTACTATGGATGTATTGTCTTCGGTATTCACATCTGTGCTAACTACAATCGTTGCTTTTGGATTCCTCTTATTTGTAGGTGGTGAAATGGCGATGATGGAGGAAATGGCCTTTAGCGTAGTCGCCTGTTTGGCATTTTCACTGATTGAAGTATTTTTAATTTTACCGTCACACTTAGCGAGTAAAGCAATCTTGGCACCTACGGATGTTACTTGGTACCAAAACATAAGAAACAGAATTGAGCGTGCAATTGAGAGAATCCGAAACGGTTATCATGCGTTAATTCTTAAGGTTATTAATAGATATCGATGGTTTGTTTGGGGGCCCATGGTTTTCATTTTTATCGTAATCGGACTATTGAGTACTGGAGTAATCAAAACAGCTTTTTTCCCAAGTGTACCGTTTAATGATATTCAAGTGGATGTGGCTTACAAGCCTGGAGAGCGTGAAATGCGTACCGAGGCAACAATGACTTATCTGCAGGATATGGTGTTTGCTTATGCCGATTCTCTGGAGAAAGAGTTTGGTGAAGAAATTATTACGAATATCACAACTACCATCGGGAATGCGCAAAGAGTAGGGGAGACGGGGAGTCATGCAGGTTCATTAAGAATATCTGTAAAGGAGCAAGATCACATGTCTGTGGTGGATTTATCCAACGCAATAAATGATATGATCCCGAAAGATACATTAGCAACTTTCGAAAAATTCGCAGTCGGTGGAGATGGACCATTTGGTTATGATTTATCCTTGTCTGTTCAAAGTTCTGATCGCGAGGAAATCGGGGAAGCAGCTCAATGGCTAAAAGAGAAAATTAAAAGCTATCCAGAAGTAAAAGATGTAGTTGATAATGCTGGAGCAGGAAACCGCGAACTTCAACTCGAACTTTATGATAAGGCGTATGCGCTTGGATTAGATGAAGCTCAAATCATCAATCAAATCAGACAGGGATTTTTTGGAGAGGAAGTACAACGTGTGATCATTGGGCAGGATGAAGTAAAGATATGGGCAAGATATCCGCTGGATGAAAGAGATGATTTTGGCGACTTGGATAACATGAAGATCAAAACTGCATTTGGACAAGAATTCCCGCTCTATACCCTGGCAGATTATTCAGTGACAAGGGGAAGTGTTACCATTAATCACATTAATGGTGATCAGGAAGTTAGAGTTTACGGTAGTTTGTACGATAGTGAACTTTCTTCTACATTAAATGCAAAACTTGCCAGAGAGGTGTTTCCTGAACTTAAAAAGAAATTTCCTAACTCTCAAGTAATCGTCAAAGGGCAGGCAGAGAAAGCAGCTGATTCAGGTAAGCGATTAGGAATTGCTTTTGGTTTAGGAGTTTTACTCATTTTGATCATCCTTTCACTCAATTTTGCATCGTTTTATCAAGCGAGATTGATCCTGATGGTTATTCCTATTGGTATTTTCTCTGCGCTTCTTGGTCATGGCATTGTAGGAATACCTTTCTCTATGTTTAGCTTCTGGGGAGTAATTGCTCTTGTTGGAATCCTGGTGAACGATGCCGTTGTGATGTTGGATCAATATAATAAAGGATTAAAAGAAGGTTTGAGTACCAAAGAGGCAGTAGCTCAAGCAGGTAAATTCAGGTTCAGACCTGTTATCCTAACTTCGTTAACTACTGTAGCTGGATTATATCCGTTAATCCTTGAGAAAAGCTTTCAAGCTCAATTTTTAATTCCAATGGCAGTTTCTGTAGCTTATGGGGTGCTATTTGGAACGTTATTCTTACTGGCGTTCTTCCCTCCGTTAATACTTTATTTCAACGATATGCGAAGAGCCAGATTTTGGCTGTGGAGGGGGGGAGAACATCCTCCAACTCGTATTGAGGTTGAACCCGTTTACAAAATCGCTAAAAGAAATGAAGAAGTTGATGGAGAAGAAACCGTTTCCTTCTTTAAGGTTGAAGAGCAAACAGCCACGAAGGCAGAAGATGATTTGCTTGATATTTAA